TAGAAGTATACGTAACTTATGCTGAGAAAAGTCAGAACTCCTCAGGAATCGCTTGCCGGGGAGCAAACAAACTCTTTCCCACATCTCGCTGGGGCTCACCAGCACAAGCTAGGCCCTCTTTCGGTCTCTCAACCTCTTGCCACTTGGCGAGACTATCACTGAGCCATTATGGTCTTGGGCACCATTTTGATCAGTTCCTCTACAGTCCAAGCCCCTTCCTTCTTGTAGTCTCTGTAGAGGCCCTTGTACTCCACTGGAGCCGAGTACACGGCCACCCGCCCACCACCACAGCCGATTACCTTGCCGTTTACAATGCTGGCTTCTTCTGTGCAAAGATATGCCACCACCGGGGCTACATACTCCGGTCCAGGCATATTGATCAGTTCGTCGTAGTAGTCCGGGCTAATCATGCCTGCCTCAAGTCCCGCCTTGAATCTGGCCTTCACTTCGTCGTCCAGCGTCATCCTGGTCGCTGCAATAGGGGCGATGGCGTTGACAGTTACATTGTACTTCCCAAGTTCTTGTGCAGTGGTGTAGGTCAAACTGACAATCCCCCCTTTGGCAGCGCTGTAGTTGGGCTGCCCTGGGCTGCCTCGCCAGGCATCAGAGGTGGTACTTACTATTCGGCCCCACTTCTGTTCCCTCATCAATCTAGAGGCGTGGCGGATCATGTTGAACGTCCCCTTGAGGTGGACGGTGAGCACCGCATCCCATTCTTCTTCTGTCATGTTGAAGACCATGCGGTCACGAAGGATGCCAGCGCAATTGACCAGGATGTCTATCCGGCCGAAATTATCCACGCAACTCTTTATCATGCGCTCGGCGGCAGCGAAGTCGGTTACCGATTCCGTGCCAGGGATAGCCACGCCCCCAGCCTTCTTGATCTCGGCTACTACCTCCGCCGCGGGACCCTTATCAGCCCCCTCCCCCCCCTTGGTCCCGCCCAGGTCGCACACCACTACCTTCGCCCCCTGAGCGGCCAACTCTAGAGCCACCGCTCTACCGATACCCCTCCCAGCACCAGTGACCACAGCATTCTTGCCTTCCAGTTTCTTGCTCATGCCTTACCTCCTTATGAACAAATAATTTAGTAGCTAAAGTACAGGATTACTCCTCGTCTTCCTCTTCCGCCAGGAGCCTTTCCTGGATGAGATGAGCAGCCCTGGTGCTCATATAAGCGTCGAAGCTCATCTTACTCATATAGAAATGCTTCTGGAATTCCTTGTCAGATGGTGACCCAATGATGCATATCGTCGTGTGCTCCTCAGGGTTACAGAACCAGACTGTCAGCCCCGAGTCTTTCATGGCAAAATACCGCCGACCTTCTTCCTCGGTGAGGAACTCTATCAGCAGGTACTCGTTCGCTGGCGGCAATACCAGTATACAATCGACATCGCGCTTGACCGCCCGTATTGCTGCCAGTTGAATGAGTGCCTCAACCGCCTCATCCAGACTTTCGCGCACCAGTCCCACAATCTCGCAAGTACCACTGGCTGTTTTCCGTTTCGCCCGGAAATCAGGCTGCACAAAACCAATATAGGATGTTGGCTTCAGCTCATAGCCCACTTGTTGCATCAGCCGCTGCGCCTCATCCAGCAACTCTGAAGCACTGAAAACGTAGTGCCGGAATGCGCCCTGGCTAACTCTATTCTTGATTTTCTCGGCCTGGTTATCCACTTCAGACTAAGATTTTTCCAGCACCTGGACTAGCGTGGTCAGTTCCTTTTGCCATTCCTTGAAAGAGTTCACGTCAGGTAGAGAATAAGTCGCCGCCTCCACGTAGGTGCTGCCAAGCGACACACTCTCGGCATCAGAGACGGCAGAGGCCAGGTTTGCAGTCAATATAGGGCTATAGCCCATGAAGACTAGAACCTCAGGTTTGCCATCGATGAGGGGGTAATGCCACTCATACCGCATGAAGTTTACCACTTCGGCTGCCCATGCCTTCCCGGTGTCCATCCCTCTGTCCCTCAGACCATTAACCGTGTTCCCTGTAGCAGCCACAGGCGCTTTTATCTTCCTGGATATCTCCACTACATAATCCAGCAAGCTTTTGCCTTCGAATTCGATCTGATCACATAAAGCGCCAGCTAGTATTAGCACCTTCTTTTTGCTGCCCAGATATTGGCCTAACCATGATGCGTCTTTAACAGTCATCTATCCTCTCCTTGCCAGTAGACCCTCAGAGTTCTTGCACGGGCAGCGTCCTCACGAAAAGTTGCCAGGTCATCCTGACGCCCTATGCCGCAGCCGACAGCGGATTTCGACCTGGTCAGCAACCTACTATCTAGATGTTCAGTCTTTCGAATCACTGCCTTTACCTGTCATTCCCTGTTCATTATATTGATCAGCTTCCATGGCAATTCAATAGCGATTGAGCAAGTTGATACTTGGAAGGAAATACGCTTCGAGGACACTCTCGTACCTGCGATATACCTCGATAGAACAATGAGGGCTTGCGGTATACTCAGTTTCCTTCAGTTTCTGATGCAATCCTTCTTACCAGTATACCCATGTTGTGCCCCTGATAGGCACTCATGTCTCTTCCTAGCTAGTCCAAACACCGAGCTTCAAACTCTAGGCTTAAACCCTATCTAAAGTATAACGATAGGCAGCTTGGGGTGTCAAGCGTGACCTCGGAGGCTGCCTATTGTGGTCCTTCCCCCAAGAGTGACTTTACAAGGGGAAAAGACGGTGGATACGTGGGTAGACAGGCTCGTTGCAGTGCTCTTGCGCACAATTCATCGCTATGATATATTGGCCACTGGGAATAGCGCCAACAGAACTGTGACGTGGAAGAGCACAGTCGTCTGTACGGAGATCGAAACATATTGTGTACACGCAAAGCCCATTATGAATGTGAATCCAGACTAATCAGGTATTCCTGCCAAGGTAGGCTCCCATGTCCGAACCGCTGCTGAGGACCAGACTTCGTATTCCAGCAGTTCCATTGGTGTTAGTGCAGAACGTGTACTCAGGCACTGGCGCGCTTCAGGCAACTCGGTCTCCTCAAGCTAGTCGAATTCCAGCATCCGGTGCCTGCTTTGCGTGTCCTCAAATTTGCCTTTTGGCAGATGACAGGACAGCAGAAAAGAGTGTGAAAAGCAAAGTGAAAAGGGGGTGAATCATGCTTACCAAAAATGACGAGCTTCTGTGTCACCAGATCGTGTCCACCTTTGACCACGTGGGAACCAGCGACCCGAAGTGGACGGAAAGGATAGTGGTTTTTGCCTTCGATACTTCGAGCAAGATGAACTTCATGACCGGCCTCGCTCGCTACGCTAATCGGAATATCATGGATGCCTATGGCATGGTGACTGTTGATAACAAAACAGCCCACGTTGTCAGGGTTTCTCGTGAGCTGCGTCCCGAAACCGCCGATCTCAAGGTTGGCCCCTACTCTTACGAGGTTGTTGAGCCATTGAAGAGAATACGGGCAGCCCTTGGTGAGAATGAGTACGGCCTCAGCTTCCAAATAGACTTTGAGGGGAACTTCCCCCCCTACGAGCAGGTACCCATGTTCTTTCGGTCTCGGGGCAGGGTACGAGAGGACGCCAGACGTTACTATCAGGTGGGCAGGCCGAGCGGCTGGATCAAAGTCGATGGCAAGACCTATGAGGTCAACAAGGCAAAATGGCGGATAGGCAGAGATCATTCCTGGGGTGTCAGACACGGCTCTGGAGGGGGTACCTTGCGAGATCCCCTGGCACAGCCAGAGGATGTCCCGCCGGGAGTCCTCTACTGCATGGGCATCTTCGATTTTGAAAAATGGCTGATCCATTTCGCCGTCAGAGAGGACTCAGAGGGCAAGCCCTGGCATTTCGAAGGCTGGGTGTTTTATCCCTATGGAAGCAAGAAAGAGGGAGAAGTGCTCAACCTGGTAAGCGTGGAGCATGACTTTCAGTTCCGTTCCGCCCTCAGGATAATAAAATCTGGACGCGTTATCCTTAACGCCGCCGATGGCTCCAAGAGAGAGATTTCGATACGCCCTCTGAGTACCTACTACCCCGCGCCTGCCGGCTATGAGTACTATAAGGATTATATGTCCGGCATTTGGAAGGGACCTTCCTATATAGACGGTTTCAAACTGGACGTCACTGACCCCGATGTGTTAAGAAAAAGTTGGAATGACCCCCTCACCGAAACATGGTGTGAGGTGCGCTGTGGTGACGAGGTTGGCTACGGAAACTTCGAGATGTTTTTCGCTGGGAAGTATCCCAGGTACGGATACCAAGGGTACTAGTGCTTCGCAACGTGAGACCCTTCGCTACGCTCAGGGTAACAGTGTCCATAGGTGTCATTCTGATCCGCCCGCCTGAGGCGGGAGAAGAATCTCGGTTGTTACGCCGAACCAGGCCAAAGAGGCAGGCCTACGATATAAGGATTTAGCGATGTTATGTAGTCTTGGTTGGTAAGCCTGGGAGAAATCCAGGAAAGGGAGGTACCATGCTTCCACGGGAGGCAAACCTATCGGAAATACAATCAAAGCTCATACCCTGGTTGCGAAAGAAGATGCCCCAGGCCGAGAACCTATCTATGTCAAGCATGAAACGATCGGAATCCGGGAATTCCACCGAGACTTTTGTCTTTGACCTGACCTGGGATGAAGCTGGACGAAATCGGTCAGAAGGGATGGTTCTTCGCCGCCCCCCGCAGTCCCCCCTTTTCCCCGACTACGATCTGAGGAGACAGGTTGGCGTCATGCAGCGTCTACAGGAAACGAACATCCCCGTGCCCAGAGTCTACTGGCTGGAGAGGGACGAGAGCATACTCGGCACCCCTTTCTACATCATGGGCAAGATAGAGGGGAACGCCCCGGCCGATTACCCGTCTTACCACTCCGTTGGGGTTTACTATGATGCCACTCCCCAGCAGCGGGCAAAGATGTGGTGGGGATGTGTAGAAGCCATATCCAAAGTCCACAAGCTTGATTGGAGAAGCCTGGGCTTTTCCTTCCTGGGCGTTCCTAAGGAAGGTATCGGCTTCCTGGATGGGTTCCTGGACTACTACAAGCGGTACCTCAATTGGGTCAAGGAAGATCCACAAGAACCTCAACCTATCCTGGAGGCAGCACTAGAGTGGCTTAAGGAAAACCAGTACGCCCCCGAGCGTATAACTCTATGCTGGGGCGATAGCCGAATGTCTAACATCCTTTACGGCCCCGATTTCGAGGTGCGGGCGGTGCTGGACTGGGAGATATCCTACCTTGCAGACCCCGAATCCGATCTGGGTTGGCTTTTCTTCCTGGAGTGGGCCAACACTGAGTCCACCGGTATCCCCCCTCTAGAAGGCACCCCTGGAAGAGAAGAGACCATACAGCGCTACGAAGAGCTGACAGGCTGGAAGGTGAGAAACCTCTTCTATAATGAGGTCCTGGCTTGCGTTAGGCTCGGGGTGACCATGTTTAGGATATACAAGATCCTGAGGAGAGGCGGCATCCCGCTACCGGAGGGCTACGAGTTGAATAATTACGTTACTCAGAGACTGGCCAGCCTGCTGGGTTTGCCTCCTCCATGAGCAGACAGGTAACTCAGTAACTGAAAGGAGGGCTCAAATGACACGCAAGGTTAAGATGTCTGCTATCTGTCTTTTGGTCTTAGTCCTGCTGGTGCCACTTTCCTTGGGTTGCGGGGGCAAAGATGGGAGGGGGTAACTATCACTATAGGCCAGATCACGGATTTTACAGGCCCAAGCGCGGCTGCGTGTATCCCCATGCACCAGGCCATTCAGGATTTGGTCAAGTACTACAATGACGAGGAACTGATACCAGGGGCCAAACTGCGGCTAGTCAGCTATGACACTCGTACCGATCCTTCCAGGTACACGCTTGCCTATGACTGGTGCAAGGAGCGTGGGGCGACCATCATGCTCGCGATGGTCACGGGGTCCGCGCAGACGATAAGACCCTTTGCGGAGAGAGACGAGATTCCAGTAGCTACCCCCTCATACGACGAGCCCGCAGTAGAGCCTCCGGGATGGGTATTCGCCTTCTGCGCCGCTTTCAAGCCTCAGGTGAAAACCCTCCTGAAATGGCTCAACGAAAACCACTGGGACTATAAGCAGGGAAGCCCTAAGCTTGGGCATTACGATTGGGAGATGCCCATAGCACTGGATACGAAGGACGGAATAAGGGAGTATTGCCAGGATCATCCGGATCAGTTTGACTATGTTGGCAGTTTCATAGCCCCTATGGGCTCAATGAGCGCTGCTGGTGAGGCGGGGAAGCTGAAAGACTGCGACTATGTCTGGGGGACCATGTTCGGGGGGGCCGTTATTATGAAATCCTTCTCCGACAGGGGGTATCACACCCAGTTTATCGCCGACTCCGGTAGCTTCGGCTTCTACAAGTTCATGGTGAACCGCGTTGGCTGGGAGACTCTTGATGGATACATCACCACCATGACAGCCCCCTGGTTTGACGAAGATAATGCAGCAGTGGCCTTCATCAAAGAAGTCATTAGCAGGTACCGCCCTGGGAAAACTCCTGAAGATATGGACGGGGCTTACCATGGCTCGTTCTTACTGATGTATTCTATGTTTGAGGTCCTGCGGCAGGCAGTGGAAAAGGTTGGAGCCGAGGATTTTGATGGCCAGGCCTTCTGCGACGCCGCAGTGAAGTATAGCCTACAAATGGAGGGTTTCCCGCAGTGCTATTTCACTGACACTGTGCGGTATCTGGTACATCAGTGCGCCATATATAGATGGAGCGCCGAGGCTCAGGGACTGGTTAAGCTCACCGATTGGCTGCCTTTTGGCGAGTGAAACGTGCCGCACTCAAGACAGTGTTTTCTTAAATGGCAAAACCGGGTGGAATTCTGCTGTGCCAGACGAGGCACGCTGTCGGGACGATAGCACCCCGGGAAGAAGAGATAACAGAAGGAGGTTTGGCAACATGTCTTCGAAGAAGTCCAAGGAACGGAATGATTATAGTGGTCCGATACAGGACAGGGTGCCGCTGGAGGAATTCTCAAAAGAGTTCTTGTTGAAGCTGATGAGGCTATGGGGAGAACTGTGGGAAGCCTTCACGGCTGAGGTGACCAGGATAGGAGCGGAAATGGAAGGAGTCGGGCCAGTCAAGGCCGGGGAGATGGTAGCCAGAGCTATGGAGACCGTAACCCCTCCGATATTTGCAAGGGTGGCCCAGTTGGCCAAGGTTGATGTGAACACTGTTGAGGGCCGGATGAAGGCCGGTGGTCTGTGTATGGACAATATGTACGACCACTATCCAGGTCACTATGAAGTAAAGAGTGACAAGGAGGTCATATTGACCTACAGCCGATGCCACGTCATGGATAAGAAGACGGTAGGTGACGACATCAACGTTTTGCGCTATGTCTGTCAGTACGTGGAACCTAGATTTGCGATGGCTTATCTGAACTATCCTGGCGTTCGCAAGATAAACGTGACTATGCTCAAGATACCTGACAGTCTGACACCAAAGCCTGGGGAACCTGTCTGCATTTGGAGGTTTGCATTCGAGGAATAGGCTACCTCAAAGCACATTGAGATCGCGACCATTCGTTTTCACAGAAAATATTGATCGCGAAGAAAGACAGCCGGAGGTGAACAGGTGAAAAAGACAAACACGAAAATATTGTGGCAGGGCATCTGGACACGCGAGACACCATTCTTTGATGCTGCCCCTATATGGCAAGGGCATATCGAGTTGTTCAAGAGAATAGCCCGAACAGACACAAGGATTGAGATGAGGTACCCTAAGAGGTCTACCTACTTCACAAGCCACTCTTACCTGGAACTCCTGAACAACGCCGAAGTGGTCAAGGGAATAATCGAGGGTGAGAAGGAGGGGTTTGATGTTGCGGTGATAGGCTGCGGCAATGACCCTGGATTGCATGAAGCTCGTGAAGCAGTGAGCATACCCGTGGTGGGGATAACAGAGTCCGCCATGCACCTGGCTTGCCTCCTGGGAGCCAGGTTCGCCACGATAGGCACAGACCGGAAATCCATCCCACTGGTGGAGCGTAACATCAAGCTATACGGCCTGGAAGGCAGGGCAATAGCTAGGCCAGCGCGGTCATGCGAAGACTACAATACCGAGATTCCGAGATGGTTTGCGTCAGTCGACTTCACAAGGCAAAATGTTATCCCTGCTTTCGAAAGGGTAGCTAAGGAGTGCATCGATGATGGCGCAGAGGTAATTGTCACCGCCTGTGGTGCCTTCGCTGCCTTGACTTTAGCGGGGTACAACAAAGTGACGGGTACGGAAGTTCCGGTGATCGAAAATGTGGCCATCGGTGTTAAGATGGCCGAACTACTGTCAGACATCAGGAAGACCTTGGGCATCTCCACAAGTAA
The Chloroflexota bacterium genome window above contains:
- a CDS encoding phosphotransferase family protein → MLPREANLSEIQSKLIPWLRKKMPQAENLSMSSMKRSESGNSTETFVFDLTWDEAGRNRSEGMVLRRPPQSPLFPDYDLRRQVGVMQRLQETNIPVPRVYWLERDESILGTPFYIMGKIEGNAPADYPSYHSVGVYYDATPQQRAKMWWGCVEAISKVHKLDWRSLGFSFLGVPKEGIGFLDGFLDYYKRYLNWVKEDPQEPQPILEAALEWLKENQYAPERITLCWGDSRMSNILYGPDFEVRAVLDWEISYLADPESDLGWLFFLEWANTESTGIPPLEGTPGREETIQRYEELTGWKVRNLFYNEVLACVRLGVTMFRIYKILRRGGIPLPEGYELNNYVTQRLASLLGLPPP
- a CDS encoding SDR family NAD(P)-dependent oxidoreductase, with the translated sequence MSKKLEGKNAVVTGAGRGIGRAVALELAAQGAKVVVCDLGGTKGGEGADKGPAAEVVAEIKKAGGVAIPGTESVTDFAAAERMIKSCVDNFGRIDILVNCAGILRDRMVFNMTEEEWDAVLTVHLKGTFNMIRHASRLMREQKWGRIVSTTSDAWRGSPGQPNYSAAKGGIVSLTYTTAQELGKYNVTVNAIAPIAATRMTLDDEVKARFKAGLEAGMISPDYYDELINMPGPEYVAPVVAYLCTEEASIVNGKVIGCGGGRVAVYSAPVEYKGLYRDYKKEGAWTVEELIKMVPKTIMAQ
- a CDS encoding ABC transporter substrate-binding protein; this encodes MSFGLSPAGATFLGLRGQRWEGVTITIGQITDFTGPSAAACIPMHQAIQDLVKYYNDEELIPGAKLRLVSYDTRTDPSRYTLAYDWCKERGATIMLAMVTGSAQTIRPFAERDEIPVATPSYDEPAVEPPGWVFAFCAAFKPQVKTLLKWLNENHWDYKQGSPKLGHYDWEMPIALDTKDGIREYCQDHPDQFDYVGSFIAPMGSMSAAGEAGKLKDCDYVWGTMFGGAVIMKSFSDRGYHTQFIADSGSFGFYKFMVNRVGWETLDGYITTMTAPWFDEDNAAVAFIKEVISRYRPGKTPEDMDGAYHGSFLLMYSMFEVLRQAVEKVGAEDFDGQAFCDAAVKYSLQMEGFPQCYFTDTVRYLVHQCAIYRWSAEAQGLVKLTDWLPFGE